In Eupeodes corollae chromosome 3, idEupCoro1.1, whole genome shotgun sequence, a single genomic region encodes these proteins:
- the LOC129950961 gene encoding succinate dehydrogenase assembly factor 2-B, mitochondrial: MIRGIFQSSLYRRSSNVFNNIRLYSSNISDKPPKQNHADVPIIDFEDHPDHLPIPEYPVKLNEPLEQQKQRLLYQSRKRGMLENDLLLSTFASKYLKNMTKEQTKLYDNLINGVSNDWDIYYWATNTKPTPAEYDNEIMEKLKIHVMNEHKEKRLRQPNL; encoded by the exons atgatccGAGGTATATTTCAG TCATCGCTGTACAGGCGAAgttcaaatgtttttaataacattcgGCTCTACTCAAGCAACATTTCGGATAAAccaccaaaacaaaatcatgCTGATGTACCTATTATCGATTTTGAAGACCACCCCGACCATTTACCTATTCCTGAGTATCcagttaaattaaatgaacCACTAGAACAACAAAAGCAGAG acTTCTTTATCAATCCCGTAAACGAGGTATGCTGGAAAATGACTTACTTCTGAGTACCTTTGCTTCCAAGTATCTCAAGAATATGACAAAGGAACAAACTAAATTGTATGACAATCTCATAAATGGAGTATCAAATGATTGGGATATCTACTACTGGGCAACAAATACTAAACCCACTCCAGCCGAATATGACAATGAAATCATGGAAAAGCTTAAGATTCATGTTATGAATGAGCATAAGGAGAAAAGGTTGCGTCAACCTAATTTATAA
- the LOC129950960 gene encoding DNA mismatch repair protein Mlh1, whose translation MDPGKIKQLKETVVNRIAAGEIIQRPSNSIKELIENSLDANSSLIQITVKSGGLKLLQILDNGTGIRKEDMEIVCRRFTTSKLTDFEDLSHIATFGFRGEALASISHVAHLTIQTKTKDEPSAYKASYIDGELSAPLTLCAGTQGTIITIEDLFYNMPQRKQALRSPSEEFQKIADVVMKYAVHNSKVGFTLKKEGINPFFRTMPKSTSRDNIKNLYGMQIFKELMDVELKDDLHKFIMKALITKLSYSSKKLTFLLFINHRLVDSSSLKQAIDSAYSSFLPKGAHPFIYMSLELEPTNVDVNIHPTKHEVHFLNEHDIIEKIRAALEETLLSSKTAKKVYQQMKLPCAPSSDKLEPKNSAQTEAIRANSFVRTDSKDQKLEKFLINPQSSKMNTPGQELSFSEESAMSFKVVKLTSVLKMRKQVQDECSTDMRKTIKDMVFVGVVDKTFAIYQYGVRMYLCNINKMCEEFFYQRLVFKFQNFKEIIFDPGLCIKDLIIIAFESINWSDADGSKEEIAKRTTKLLIEKSALMKEYFSLKITEYGILESIPSLLNNHEPNLTFLPMYLLRLATKVNWNAEDECFESFCRETARFYASVAISDVSSRKYKWTMEHIISPALKKEFLPSGQIKEQMYELTNLQTLYKVFERC comes from the exons ATGGATCCTGGCAAGATTAAACAACTCAAAGAAACGGTCGTCAATCGCATTGCTGCCGGTGAGATTATCCAAAGGCCATCTAACAGTATTAAAGAACTCATTGAAAAtag CCTTGATGCCAATTcatcattaatacaaataacCGTAAAAAGTGGTGGCTTAAAACTTCTTCAAATTCTTGACAATGGAACTGGTATTCGCAAAGAAGATATGGAAATAGTTTGCAGACGGTTTACCACATCTAAATTAACTGATTTTGAAGACTTATCACACATCGCAACGTTCGGCTTTCGTGGTGAAGCTTTGGCTAGCATAAGTCATGTAGCACATTTGACTatacaaaccaaaacaaaagatGAACCAAGCGCTTATAA GGCTTCATACATAGATGGGGAGCTTTCAGCACCGCTGACTCTATGCGCTGGAACACAAGGTACTATTATCACTATCGAAGATTTATTCTACAACATGCCACAAAGAAAGCAAGCTTTAAGATCTCCAAGtgaggaatttcaaaaaattgctgatGTTGTAATGAAGTACGCAGTACATAATTCAAAAGTTGGTTTCACTCTCAAGAAAGAAGGAATAAATCCGTTTTTTCGAACAATGCCGAAAAGCACATCAAGAGACAATATCAAAAACTTATATGGCATGCAG aTTTTCAAAGAACTGATGGATGTGGAACTAAAGGATGATCTCCACAAGTTTATTATGAAAGCTTTAATAACTAAACTATCATATTCGtcaaaaaaacttacatttctGCTTTTTATCAATCATCGCTTAGTAGATTCAAGTTCCTTAAAACAAGCCATTGATTCGGCATATAGCTCTTTCCTTCCAAAAGGTGCTCACCCTTTTATTTATATGAGCCTTGAACTTGAACCAACAAATGTTGATGTTAATATTCATCCAACTAAGCACgaagttcattttttaaatgaacatgATATAATTGAAAAGATTAGAGCAGCATTGGAAGAGACTTTGCTCAGTAgtaaaacagcaaaaaaagTGTACCAACAAATGAAACTTCCTTGTGCACCGAGCAGTGACAAATTGGAGCCGAAAAATTCAGCACAAACAGAAGCGATAAGAGCCAATAGTTTTGTTAGAACAGATTCGAAGGATCAAAAGCTAGAGAAGTTCCTAATCAATCCGCAATCCTCAAAAATGAATACGCCTGGCCAGGAACTAAGTTTTTCAGAAGAATCAGCTATGAGTTTCAAAGTTGTCAAGCTAACAAGTGTTCTTAAGATGAGAAAGCAAGTTCAGGATGAGTGCAGCACTGATATGAGGAAGACTATAAAAGATATGGTATTTGTTGGAGTTGTGGATAAGACATTCGCAATTTATCAATATGGAGTGCGAATGTATCTTTGCAATATAAACAAGATGTG tGAGGAATTCTTTTACCAGAGACTTGTGTTcaagtttcaaaacttcaaagaaattattttcgacCCGGGTTTATGTATTAAAGATCTTATTATTATAGCTTTTGAATCTATTAACTGGAGTGACGCTGATGGCAGTAAAGAAGAGATCGCAAAAAGGACTACAAAACTGCTTATTGAAAAATCGGCATTAATGAAGGAGTATTTCTCCCTAAAAATTACCGAATATGGTATACTTGAAAGTATTCCATCGCTTTTAAATAATCACGAACCCAACTTAACTTTCCTACCAATGTATCTTCTACGATTAGCTACAAAAGTAAATTGGAATGCAGAGGACGAGTGCTTCGAAAGCTTCTGCCGTGAAACGGCGCGATTTTATGCCAGTGTTGCTATTTCTGATGTATCATCAAGAAAATATAAGTGGACGATGGAACATATCATCAGTCCAgcgctaaaaaaagaatttctgcCCAGTGGTCAAATTAAAGAGCAAATGTATGAGCTAACAAATCTTCAGACTCTGTATAAAGTATTTGAAAGATGTTAA
- the LOC129949949 gene encoding uncharacterized protein LOC129949949, with product MQKRVRKNSDISNCPKKIKLDITPHTTTNNDQDNGTTILKNENEIKSESLIRTPTATIMSSSVDSINSDLSDVNIIVDKFNNPMLKTFTKSSDSDSMDFKEVYHNKDTEGSANDEHHQLQQHLVDSVSNLQENSESFQDSGKDSMETLSNFKLLHRESDILIDFETNTSVESITNNQTPEISDSSICLPTENDIFSILEPKDTMKKTLETSKSVDDKQNRSHEEKKTQAVDDAPKFSIGNATISVPLLKPLNFRRIATNDGKSVPNIVRKVINIRGNKIKAPTIVQLSQVHLNSKMNNSKIVQATLVGNKIQLPNIGFKSTPGSSFSKQNFVQPSQLDVTTLPKQIFEDEMVFLDNTPMNQEQQAQNPQAEDNVEATSIENLIVSNKTQQKPKDSHIKTVAYDEQVPRSSPSYVNQCRLIETDSNVTKSLDSTTTEATPTSVVASSTNADNMLPRMTTCLPKTVSRKPLILTTKTITTSEVSSGKDASRLNDTKQIVDNTMIGKMLEENFLLRKQIALAVQNNVNRLQLKVTKTTEENKVKRIENRNVESVVPNQSQQKRPISKSGQIPVNESTSTEKIEKPINPKSDETQNVLLKHLLQSSISQRSNPGCNQSLAPRKLATVRAPSLGVVSSLEAQLARPVIPPVSSVGDLKPEIKILNKGVSDKAKKNTGNDRDVAVSALKNKSQMISRETSFVSAFSPKAKNPNELERSINAPANANQIVQADTISKPVAIQQTAQNTNNNYSSINVFKFFKQKEQSANDGTISENNSNNVQNKLLSPQESADTKMSIKSEIDDTRSSPTVKSKLVKMDIEQNTELRRKFKRDYQKHKRYMLHQKDPLKKRPRKLSKATEDFDEFIENKVVQMKQMFVLEVLEPLLSTFLGICSVYGYNDKVKNQYPYQSSSKDDFGKINLKNYVDFYSVEPYGSNRNDKPKIVTSFQNKFYDEEFSTVNEESYDKLFQFINNLKHLHLQLPSENVSVIPRSPPYNELKSKSLLNLTYPGIKTETNFNLNSERMSPVLSVVNPKYFGGVVKRKKKTHLNLKNNYGVETAVILKLSSFVAENILDILRDLDNLLNVQSPASPAYKVLNNNKANLRKGLYVSRIKNLQKTESTNIQNFLNGTYKCCRNCHLTIVCGIVGSDSNSNIKQKILSDVYFCDKFCCIQYKKKGKRFVVTRKKARCLQSINNKNNNNTVNQVINTNNEKSYCNTSNYKVVGPNTFWKPTHKTTASEDANEMALKMRIAITISSNKDTRRCVLCNQKGDSFVDGSSRLLNYDVNKWVHLNCALWSNSVYETINGGLMNLELTMQQGSHQICTFCNQYGASIKCFKMRCTHMYHLPCAIKEQCVFYKNKTIHCASHAHRMDKKNELSTIRVKRRVYIERDENRQVAAVMHHLELSNLLRIGNLTFINVGQLLPHQLEAFHSRNYIYPIGYKIIRFFWSTRKLNKRCRYICSIVETNGRPEFVIQIQEQFENDVELRDISPKAVWQRVLDKIVLLRKGQSIVQLFTEFITGEDMFGLSEPSIVRILESLPGVESLTDYRFKYGRNPLLELPLALNPSGSARTEPKQKHIVNWKKAHTQRTSSINVKFTLSPSSLVAGEVACPYSKQFVHSKSSQYRKMKQEWRNNVYLARSKIQGLGLYAARDLEKHTMVIEYIGQVIRTEVSELREKQYDLRNRGIYMFRLDEERVVDATLSGGLARYINHSCNPNCVTEIVDVDREYRIIIFAKRRINKGEELSYDYKFDIEDDAHKISCMCEAPNCRKWMN from the exons ATGCAGAAAAGGGTTCGAAAAAACTCGGATATTAGTAATtgcccaaaaaaaattaagttggataTCACACCACATACAACCACGAATAATGATCAGGATAATGGAACAACTattctaaaaaatgaaaatgaaataaaaagtgaaTCGTTGATAAGAACCCCAACTGCAACAATTATGTCCTCCTCTGTGGATTCAATTAATAGTGATTTAAGTGatgtaaatattattgttgATAAGTTTAACAATCCCATGttgaaaacttttacaaaatcgTCTGATTCGGATTCGATGGATTTTAAAGAAGTTTATCATAATAAAGATACTGAAGGAAGTGCCAATGATGAACACCATCAATTACAGCAGCATTTAGTGGATAGCGTAAGCAATTTGCAAGAAAATTCCGAATCTTTTCAAGATTCTGGAAAGGATTCAATGGAAACTCTGAGTAATTTTAAGCTTCTTCATCGAGAAAGTgatattttgattgattttgaaacaaatacgTCTGTTGAGAGCATCACAAACAATCAAACACCTGAAATATCAGATTCCAGTATTTGTTTGCCTACAGAGAATGATATATTTTCAATACTAGAGCCTAAAGATactatgaaaaaaacattagaaaCATCAAAATCAGTAGATGATAAACAAAATCGTTCTCACGAAGAGAAGAAAACCCAAGCTGTAGATGATGCACCTAAATTCTCTATAGGAAATGCAACCATATCTGTTCCACTTCTAAAGCCTCTGAACTTTAGAAGAATTGCAACTAATGACGGAAAATCTGTGCCGAATATTGTCCGAAAG gTTATCAACATTCGTGGCAATAAAATTAAAGCTCCAACAATTGTGCAGCTTTCCCAAGtgcatttgaattcaaaaatgaataattcaaaaattgttcaagcTACTCTAGTTGGGAATAAAATTCAGCTACCGAACATTGGTTTCAAATCGACACCGGGCTCAAGTTTTTCTAAACAGAATTTTGTGCAACCATCTCAACTGGACGTCACTACTTTACCGAAGCAAATATTTGAAGATGAAATGGTCTTTTTAGATAATACCCCAATGAATCAAGAACAGCAAGCACAAAATCCACAAGCAGAAGATAATGTTGAGGCCACATCAATTGAGAACCTAATTGTTTCCAATAAAACCCAGCAAAAACCCAAAGATTCCCATATAAAGACAGTTGCATATGATGAACAGGTTCCCAGAAGCAGTCCTTCCTACGTTAACCAATGTCGTTTAATAGAAACAGATTCTAATGTCACAAAATCTTTGGATAGCACCACAACTGAGGCCACACCTACTTCCGTGGTTGCTTCATCCACAAATGCTGATAATATGCTACCGAGAATGACTACATGTCTTCCAAAAACGGTTTCGAGGAAGCCTctaattttgacaacaaaaacaattactaCATCCGAAGTATCAAGTGGAAAAGATGCCTCCCGTCTGAATGACACAAAACAAATAGTTGACAATACAATGATAGGCAAAATGCTTGAAGAAAACTTTCTTTTACGTAAACAAATTGCTTTAGCAGtacaaaataatgttaataGACTGCAGTTAAAAGTCACCAaaacaactgaagaaaataaagtaaagagAATTGAAAATAGAAACGTTGAATCCGTGGTTCCCAACCAAAGTCAACAAAAGCGTCCCATTTCTAAATCTGGCCAAATACCAGTAAATGAATCTACGTCcactgagaaaattgaaaaaccaatTAATCCGAAATCAGATGAGACTCAAAATGTACTATTAAAGCACTTACTTCAGTCATCTATTAGTCAACGATCTAATCCAGGATGCAACCAGTCATTAGCTCCACGAAAACTGGCTACAGTCCGCGCACCAAGCTTGGGTGTTGTAAGTTCTCTAGAAGCACAATTAGCTCGTCCAGTTATACCGCCTGTTTCATCGGTGGGTGACCTCAAACCAGAAATTAAAATACTCAACAAAGGTGTCAGTGACAAGGCTAAGAAAAACACAGGTAACGATCGTGACGTGGCTGTGAGTGCTTTAAAGAATAAATCTCAAATGATTTCTAGAGAAACTTCATTCGTCTCTGCATTTTCTCCAAAAGCAAAAAATCCCAATGAACTTGAGAGATCTATCAATGCTCCGGCAAATGCTAATCAAATTGTGCAAGCAGATACAATTTCAAAACCAGTCGCTATCCAACAAActgcacaaaatacaaataataactaCAGTTCGATTAATGTATTTaagttctttaaacaaaaagaacaatctGCTAATGATGGTACAATTTCCGAAAATAATTCTAATAACGTTCAGAACAAACTTCTCTCTCCACAAGAGAGCGCCGACACAAAAATGTCTATTAAGAGCGAAATAGACGATACTCGTAGCTCACCGACAGTGAAAAGCAAGTTGGTTAAAATGGATATTGAACAAAATACAGAGTTGCGCAGGAAATTTAAACGTGAttatcaaaaacacaaaagatatatGTTGCACCAAAAAGATCCCCTAAAGAAGAGGCCACGAAAACTTTCAAAGGCAACTGAAGATTTCGATGAATTCATTGAGAACAAAGTTGTGCAAATGAAACAGATGTTTGTCCTCGAAGTTTTAGAACCACTTTTGTCGACATTTCTTGGAATTTGTTCGGTCTATGGTTACAATGATAAAGTAAAGAACCAATACCCATATCAAAGTTCTTCAAAGGACGATTTCGggaaaataaatcttaaaaactatGTTGATTTTTACTCAGTAGAACCATACGGTTCAAACAGAAATGATAAACCAAAGATTGTGACCtcgtttcaaaataaattttacgacGAAGAGTTCTCTACCGTAAATGAGGAATCTTATGAcaaattgtttcaatttattaacAACTTGAAGCACCTGCATTTGCAGCTGCCGTCGGAAAATGTTTCAGTTATTCCACGATCGCCACCGTACAATGAACTAAAAAGTAAATCGCTCTTGAATTTGACTTACCCGGGAATCAAGACAGaaactaatttcaatttaaattctgaAAGAATGTCCCCTGTATTGTCAGTTGTTAATCCAAAATATTTCGGTGGAGTAGTTAAGCGCAAGAAGAAAACTCATTTGAACCTAAAAAA CAATTATGGTGTGGAAACGGCTGTTATTTTGAAACTATCTTCATTTGTAGCTGAAAACATCCTTGACATTTTGCGGGATTTGGATAACTTGCTTAATGTGCAGTCACCAGCTTCACCTGCTTATAAAGTACTTAACAATAACAAAGCAAATCTTCGTAAAGGCTTGTATGTATCTCgaataaaaaatcttcaaaagaccgaatctacaaatatacaaaatttcttgaATGGTACTTACAAATGTTGTCGCAATTGTCATTTAACTATTGTATGTGGTATAGTTGGttcagattcaaattcaaacatcaaacaaaaaatactatccgatgtatatttttgtgataaattttGTTGCATACAATATAAGAAGAAAGGTAAAAGGTTTGTTGTTACACGGAAGAAAGCACGTTGTTTACAAagcattaataataaaaacaataataatacagTCAACCaagttataaatacaaataatgagAAAAGTTATTGTAACACTTCGAATTATAAAGTTGTTGGGCCTAATACTTTTTGGAAACCAACTCATAAGACAACTGCAAGTGAGGATGCAAATGAGATGGCCCTAAAGATGCGAATTGCAATTACCATAAGTTCAAATAAGGATACAAGACGATGTGTTTTGTGCAACCAAAAAGGTGATTCCTTTGTCGACGGGTCTTCAAGGCTACTTAATTATGATGTTAACAAATGG GTTCACCTCAACTGTGCTCTCTGGTCTAATAGTGTTTATGAAACTATTAACGGAGGACTCATGAACTTAGAACTTACAATGCAACAAGGATCACATCAAATATGCACTTTTTGTAATCAGTATGGTGCAAGcataaaatgctttaaaatgaGATGCACTCATATGTATCATCTTCCCTGTGCTATCAAAGAACAgtgtgttttttataaaaacaaaacaattcattGTGCTTCTCATGCTCATAGAATGGATAAAAAGAACGAGTTAAGTACGATTCGGGTTAAAAGAAGGGTTTATATTGAACGAGATGAGAATAGACAAGTTGCCGCAGTAATGCACCATCTGGAGCTCAGCAATCTTCTACGAATCGGAAATCTTACATTTATTAACGTTGGCCAGCTTCTACCGCATCAACTAGAGGCTTTTCATTCCCGAAATTATATCTATCCAATAGGATATAAAATA ATACGGTTTTTTTGGTCAACGAGGAAATTAAATAAACGCTGTAGGTACATATGCTCAATAGTGGAAACAAATGGACGCCCAGAGTTTGTTATTCAAATACAAGAGCAGTTTGAAAATGATGTCGAGCTAAGGGACATCTCACCGAAGGCTGTTTGGCAACGAGTTCTAGATAAAATTGTGTTACTCAGAAAAGGACAATCAATAGTGCAACTCTTTACAGAATTTATTACTGGTGAAGATATGTTTGGCTTATCAGAACCTTCAATTGTTAGAATTCTAGAAAGTTTACCTGGGGTAGAGAGCTTGACTGATTATAGATTTAAATATGGGCGAAATCCACTTCTAGAACTTCCATTAGCTCTTAATCCATCAGGCTCTGCACGTACTGAACCAAAACAAAAGCACATTGTCAATTGGAAAAAGGCGCATACACAGAGAACAAGTTCAATTAATGTAAAATTCACTCTCTCCCCATCGTCACTGGTAGCCGGAGAAGTGGCTTGTCCATATAGTAAGCAATTTGTGCATTCAAAAAGTTCTCAATATCGAAAAATGAAACAGGAATGGCGCAATAATGTCTATCTTGCAAG atCTAAAATTCAAGGACTTGGTCTTTATGCTGCACGTGATTTAGAAAAACACACAATGGTTATTGAGTACATTGGACAAGTCATTCGTACAGAAGTATCAGAATTACGAGAGAAACAATATGATCTAAGG AATAGAGGGATTTATATGTTCAGGCTCGATGAAGAACGTGTCGTGGATGCAACACTTTCTGGGGGGTTAGCTCGTTATATCAATCATTCTTGTAATCCAAATTGTGTTACAGAAATAGTCGATGTTGATCGGGAATACAGAATAATTATATTTGCAAAACGAAGGATCAACAAAGGGGAGGAG CTATCGTATGATTACAAATTCGACATTGAAGACGATGCCCATAAGATATCTTGCATGTGTGAAGCACCTAATTGTAGAAAGTGGatgaattaa